The following coding sequences lie in one Arthrobacter sp. PGP41 genomic window:
- a CDS encoding DedA family protein: MEFINEAVLHAAGQWWIYPILLVFFFVDGFAMVVPSETLIVALAAFSRHSGEPNLWILGLTALIGAIAGDNMAFMLGRRIGLDRWKWMRRPKVQKAFGWARYELQKRGAVLIFTARYIPWGRVAVNYVAGSTGFAHRRFFLLDAFACITWVGYSIGIGLLASSFPWLHHNPLLSAGIAVVFAIVLGIVIDHVLRWWHKHLARNDAEEVDEWLDGGSSGARDPGNGSSAVLTPAARDGKPAAH; encoded by the coding sequence GTGGAGTTTATTAATGAGGCCGTGCTCCATGCAGCTGGTCAATGGTGGATTTACCCGATACTGCTCGTGTTCTTCTTCGTCGACGGTTTCGCGATGGTGGTCCCCAGCGAGACCCTCATCGTGGCACTGGCGGCCTTTTCCCGGCACAGCGGAGAGCCCAATCTTTGGATCCTCGGCCTGACAGCCCTGATCGGGGCCATCGCCGGGGACAACATGGCATTTATGCTCGGCCGGCGGATCGGCCTGGACCGGTGGAAGTGGATGCGGCGCCCCAAGGTCCAGAAAGCCTTCGGCTGGGCGCGCTACGAGCTGCAAAAGCGCGGCGCCGTGCTGATCTTCACTGCCCGCTACATCCCGTGGGGCCGGGTCGCCGTCAACTACGTGGCCGGCAGCACGGGCTTCGCCCACCGCCGCTTCTTCCTGTTGGATGCCTTCGCCTGCATCACGTGGGTGGGCTACTCGATCGGCATCGGCCTGCTGGCCAGTTCCTTCCCCTGGCTCCACCACAATCCGCTGCTTAGCGCGGGCATAGCCGTGGTCTTCGCCATCGTGCTCGGCATCGTCATCGACCACGTCCTGCGTTGGTGGCACAAGCACCTTGCCCGCAATGACGCCGAAGAGGTTGATGAGTGGCTTGACGGCGGTTCCTCCGGCGCCCGGGACCCCGGTAACGGGAGCTCGGCAGTCCTCACCCCCGCGGCCCGGGACGGCAAACCTGCCGCGCATTAG